A region from the Drosophila takahashii strain IR98-3 E-12201 chromosome 2L, DtakHiC1v2, whole genome shotgun sequence genome encodes:
- the LOC108059517 gene encoding casein kinase I yields the protein MANQPTTATGRVRNTSLNLENKLIGGKYRVVKPIGSGSFGDIYLGLNVKDGAEVAIKVESNDAKYPQLMYEAKVYEQLIRSPGFPALLHFGCEKNYNAMVIELLGPSLEELFNVCKRRFSLKTVLMLTDQLLMRIECVHEHGFIHRDIKPDNFLMGLGNHCNKLYLIDFGLSKRYKDIESEMHIPYRKDRNLTGTVRYASINAQMGVEQSRRDDMESLCYCMMYFNLGKLPWQGITAANKKQKYEKILEKKRSVTIPELCQGFPNEFCLLMTYVRNLRFKEPPDHVYLRQLFRILLRTLNHQYDYIYDWTLLQQQKDQLRSNRDRERDRDRDVERDRERRRERERQKERIRDREQDRLLRTATQQADRSHGHLSSRYDRIGDGTISKRK from the coding sequence ATGGCCAACCAGCCGACGACAGCCACGGGTCGAGTCCGCAACACATCGTTAAATCTGGAAAACAAGCTAATCGGCGGAAAGTATCGCGTGGTGAAGCCCATTGGATCCGGCTCCTTCGGCGATATATATCTCGGGCTAAACGTTAAGGATGGAGCCGAAGTGGCCATTAAGGTGGAGTCGAACGATGCCAAGTATCCGCAGCTGATGTACGAGGCTAAGGTGTACGAACAGCTGATCCGCAGCCCGGGATTCCCGGCACTGCTTCACTTTGGATGCGAGAAGAACTACAATGCCATGGTTATAGAGCTGTTGGGTCCGTCTCTCGAGGAGCTCTTCAATGTGTGCAAGCGCCGATTCTCGCTGAAGACCGTCCTTATGCTGACCGATCAGCTGCTGATGCGAATAGAGTGTGTCCACGAGCATGGGTTCATACATCGCGACATCAAGCCCGATAACTTTCTAATGGGTCTGGGCAACCACTGCAATAAGCTGTACCTCATTGATTTCGGCCTGTCCAAGAGGTACAAGGACATCGAGTCGGAGATGCATATACCCTATCGCAAGGACCGCAATCTAACGGGCACCGTTCGCTATGCCTCGATAAATGCCCAAATGGGAGTGGAGCAATCTCGCCGGGATGACATGGAGTCCTTGTGCTATTGCATGATGTACTTCAATCTGGGAAAGTTACCCTGGCAGGGTATTACGGCCGCCAACAAGAAGCAGAAGTACGAGAAGATACTGGAGAAGAAGAGGAGCGTTACGATCCCGGAACTCTGCCAAGGCTTCCCCAACGAGTTTTGCCTGCTGATGACCTACGTACGGAACCTTCGCTTCAAGGAGCCCCCGGATCACGTCTATCTCCGCCAGCTTTTCCGCATACTTTTGCGCACGCTGAACCATCAGTACGACTACATATACGATTGGAcactgctgcagcagcaaaaggATCAGCTGCGCAGTAACAGGGATCGAGaacgggatcgggatcgggatgTGGAGCGGGATCGTGAGCGTCGGCGTGAACGGGAGCGACAGAAGGAGCGGATCAGAGATCGCGAACAGGATCGTCTGCTCAGAACTGCAACCCAACAGGCGGATCGATCTCATGGCCATCTGTCGAGCAGATATGATCGCATTGGCGATGGGACCATCAGCAAGCGAAAGTAA